The DNA region CGACTGTATGACGTAGAAACTATGAATCAAGTCGGTAACCACCCCAAATTACGGAAGCCTTTCTATTTCGAGCGTTAAGCCATGAAAAACAACGACGTTATATATTGACGACCCTTCCATAGCGGCGATTGCTGAGCAATCGCCAATTTCTCTCGCTCAACTCAAATTGAACTATAGTTATAAGCACAGATACGAATATTCGCTTAACGCTTATTAGGTCTTCTATGCAACAGTTGTTTATGCCGGCGATTTTATTCATGAATCGCCTCAAATACTCCGGCAAATTTATTTTGGTGTCGGCCATTTTCTTAGTGCCTCTCATTGTGCTGGGTTATGGCTACTTGAGCCAAGTCTTAAATTCTATTGAACGCACCGAGAGAGAAAGTTTGGCACTGCAGTTATTTCCGAAGATTCACCAAGTCTATCGATCGACCCATCAGTTCACCTTAGAAACTATGATGGCGCAAAGAGACTTAAGTGAACAACAGTTAAACAAACGGAATCAGATTGCCGAAGACATTGACAAACAACTTGCCAGTTTAGAAAGCAGTGACAACGCTTTTGTAAAAAACCCGAAATTCATCGAGCAAGTCGGTTTAATCAAAAACGCCATTGAAGATGCTAAGAATCTCACGATGGATCCACGCTCACCCGCCACACAATGGTATTTAGCATTATCTAAGCCTCAAGCAGAAGTACTGCAGTTGTACCAAATATTATCCAATGAATCTGGCATCACCAACGATCCAGAATTGGCCACCTTTTATTTAGGTCAATGGCTCAGTAAAGACATTTATACTTACCAAGAACCTCTACTTCGTGCACAAACCGTAGGCTATTTTGGTTTAACCTCGGTACCCTTTGAGCAAAGCCTGTATGACGATATGTCAGCGTCTCTTGACCGATTTATCAACAACGCCGAGCAATTACAAAAGTACAATAACAATCAAAGTAATATTTCAGACAAACTTTCTTCACTGTCTCAAGCTCAACAGCAACTCAAAAATAGTTACGATGACAGCATCACATTTTTAGATGAAAACTTTTTCATCGCCGTTGACATAACGATCACAGCCAATGATTACTTAACTTTTTTCGAACAACAAGCGAAGCCTTTTGATCTGGCTATAGAACAAGGTCACTCACTATTGCAAAACCTACTCAATGAGCGCGTAGCACACGAAAATCAAGCGCTTATAACTTTACTGGTTATTGTTGCTATTTCGGTCGTATTTACTGCTTACTTATTCATAGGAATGTCATTTTCGATCGGCATGAGTATAGGCACGTTGATAAAAACGGCTGAGCGATTTGCCACCGGTGACTTAAACGCACGAGCAAATTTTGAAACCAATGATGAAATGAACTCTCTGAAAAAATCATTTAATTGGATGATTAAAAAAGTTGGGAATTTATTGATTACTTTAGAAAGTGCTTCCGATGAAGTTTCCAAACAAGCGCAAAAGGTTGAAGATATTGCGCAACAAACAGGAAGCGTTATTAGCGAACAACAATCCACCACAAAAGAAATCGTATCGGCGACTAATCAACTAATAACCTTTGTTAATGAAATTTCAGAAAATACTCAGGGTGTGCAAACAGCCGTCGATAACTCAAACCAACAAACCAGTACCAGTGTTGATATTATGCATCGAGCAAAGCAATCCAGTGATGCCTTAAGTGCTGAAATCAATAGCTCGGTGCAAGTGATCGATCGACTCGCTAAGCAAAGTGACAATATTGCGCAAGTACTCGATGTCATTAAAAACATCGCGGAACAAACCAATCTACTCGCCTTAAATGCTGCCATTGAAGCTGCCAGAGCCGGCGAACAAGGACGAGGATTTGCCGTGGTTGCCGATGAAGTCAGAACACTTGCGTCGCGAACACAAACCTCCACTCAAGAGATCGAACAAACCGTAGAATCATTACACAAAGGCGTCGGCGAAGCGGTTAATTCAATGACCTCTAGTCGAGAGAAAACCTTAGCGTCGGCACAAGAAGCCGAACAACTCCAACAAGCCATTACGCAAATTCAAGAAGCAGTGGATCAAATTTCTCGTCGCAATCAAGCCACTCGAAATACCAGCGAGCAACAACAACATTTGGCGAATCAAATTGACCAGTTATTGCAAAGCATTCAAAAAATTTCTGAATCGACCGCACATTATTCTAAACAGACCATTTCGGCAGGTGAAGAGATGACCAGTCTGGCAGCCAAAATGCGTTCAATGGTTGATGAGTTTCATCGAAATTAAAATAGAAACCATCAACGCTCTGAGTAATTGTATTAACCCCGAAAGCGGAAGGTCATCGTTTCAATTTGACTTGAGCGTGAAAACTCAGTAAAAAACCGTTTAATTTCAATGAAATGACACCTTTTAGGGATATTTAAATGTTAAGAGCAGCTCGCTACATAATTATTGGACTTCTATTTACTTTCGCAAAGATCAGCTACTCAGATGAGAAAGCGATGGTTTCTCAGTGGGTACCCTTTGAATTAAAAGGGAATCACATCTATATCCAAGTTGAAATAAATGGGGTGATGACAGAAGCCATTCTAGATACTGGTGCAAATAGAAGTGTTCTGAGCGGAAAAATTGCTGAAGAACTCAGTGTTAAACGCTCTCGGCAGTCGATTAAAGTACACGGTGTCACCGGGTCAAAAAAACGTTTTCTCAGTAAAGAAACAAGCGTCGCTTTGCCTAATGTATTTAAAAGCGATGTAAAGTTTGTGTTAATGCCGGACGACAGCACTTACCCACCCATCTTAGGTATGGATTTTCTTGGAGCACCGGTCATTCAAATTGACTACCCCAATTTACAACTACGCATCGCGTCTTCGAATGCATTTCGATATCCAGAAAAGTTGGCTATTCCATTGCAAGTTTCTGGATCAAGTATTTTCTTCAAATCGTCGATTGATGGTTTCGAGTTGAAGACGTTGTTAGATACTGGTAACGCGAGCCGAACATTTCTCACACATAATTTAATTAAGGATGCTTCTTGGTATTCGAAAGTTAAAGAATGGCCTAGTCAGTCGACCAACAACTCCGGATTACATGAAGAACATTTGACATACCAGCATGGTAAAACAAACAATTTTCAAATTGGACCATATAGCTTAGAAAATGTTGAGCTTCATCTTGTAAGTGATAATGATGTTAATACTAAAGATTATCTTGTAGTCGGTTATGACGTTCTAAAGCACTTTACCATTACAATAGACCGAGACAACAAAAATCTGTATTTAACTTTGCCGGAATAGAATTGTTAATCATCGGTTAACATTGCTCTCAGTGCATCCATATTGCGACGACCTTTTTGTTGTCGCTCTTCTTCACTTTGTGGTAATTGCTGTTCTTCCCAAATCATATCATCTTGTGGCATTTCAAATAAAAATCGACTTGGTTCCGAATCAACTAACTCACCATACTGCTTTCGCTGACGCGCGTAAGTCATGGTAAGTGTTTTTTGTGCTCGAGTAATTCCCACATACGCTAAACGCCGCTCTTCTTCGATATTGTCTTCTTCAATACTAGAACGATGAGGCAATAGTTCTTCTTCCATGCCAATCAAATAAACATGATTAAATTCCAATCCTTTTGAAGCATGCAGCGTCATCAATTGAACTTCATTTTGTTCTTCATCTTCTTCGTTTCGATCGAGCATTTCTCGTAACAACAGTTTATTTAATGCACGTGCTAATGGATTGTCATCATCCTCTTCAAGATTTTGGATTTCTCGATCGACCCATTCCAACAGTTGTTGAACATTACTCCAGCGAAACTCCGCCGCTTTGGTGCTACTTGATTGGTCATACAAATATCCATGATACCCAATGTAGGCAATCAATTCGTGTAACACCGCCATAACATCGCCACGCTTTACGCTATCTTCCGTTCGTGCGATCAGCTCAACGAAGCGTGTAATAGCCGCATAACCTTTAGTGTGTAGCTCTTCCTTTATGCCTTCTTCGAAACATGCTTCATACATACTGATATGACGCTGTTGTGCATACAAACCAAGCTTTTCTAATGTAGTGGGACCAATTTCACGTCGCGGTGTATTCACCACGCGTAAAAATGCATTGTCATCATCTTGATTAACGATCAAACGAAGGTAAGCCAAAATATCTTTGATTTCCGTGCGAGAAAAGAATGAAGTGCTGCCGCTGACCGTATAGGGAATTTGCTTGGTGACTAAAGCCCGCTCCATAAAGCGCGCTTGGTGGTTGCCACGGTATAAAATAGCGTAATCAGAATAGTCGGTTCCGTGCCGAAGTTTGTGTGCCAAAATTTCATTCGCAACACGCTCCGCTTCATGGTTTTCATTATCGGCCACAACGACACGAATCGGATCTCCGTATTGCTTATCAGACCAAATTGATTTTTCAAAAACATGAGGATTATTCGCAATAACTTGGTTAGCGGCTTTTAAAATACGACCGTACGAGCGATAGTTCTGTTCAAGTTTTACTACCTTTAGATTGGGATAGTCTTGTTGTAACAACGCTAAATTTTCAGGCTGAGCACCCCGCCAAGAATAAATAGATTGATCATCATCACCAACGACGGTGAACAATCCAAAGCGGCCGCAAAGCAGCTTAACTAATTCGTACTGGCAAGTATTAGTATCTTGATACTCATCGACCAAGAGGTATCGAATTTTGTGCTGCCACTTTTGTAATATGTCTGGGTTATCTTGAAACAAAACAACCGGGTATCGAATCAAGTCATCGAAATCAACGGCATTGTATGCCCGCATACTACGATCATAGAGTTCGTACAATTTTGCAGCCGCCAAATCATCTTGATTAGTCACTTGATTAACAATGTCTTGCGGTGACTTGAGTTCATTTTTCCATTGCGAGATTTTGTTTTGAAAGGCCATTAATTCGGTCTTGTCGGCATCAGCATTACGACCACAGAGATCCCGAATCAATCCCAAAGTGTCTTGGTCGTCAAAAATCGTAAAGTTAGCCTTGTAGCCAAGAGCCCTGTGTTCTTTACGGATAATATTTAAGCCCAGATTATGGAATGTGGAGACAGTTAGACCGCGCGTATTGCCTTTTCCGAGCAATTGGCTCACTCGTTCTTTCATTTCTCGGGCCGCTTTATTGGTAAAGGTAACCGCAGCGATTTGCGAGGGCTTATAACCCGCGTTACGAATCAAGTGCGCAATTTTGGTAGTAATCACGCTGGTTTTACCGGACCCAGCGCCTGCCAAAACCAGCAAAGGCGATTCTATGGTGTTAACGGCTTGTTGTTGGCGATCATTTAGCTGGTGAGCCACGGCAACTTACTCAATTTACAGGGGTACACCCTAAGATGAAAACTTGAATTACATTGATTCAAAAGAAAAAATGCCCCGTAAAACGGAGCATTTTCAAATCAAGATTGTAATTGAGCCGTGTAAAATTGCCAACGTTAGATTATTCTAAATTGACAATCCATCACAGGATCAACTGCGTAATGGTCCCTGCCAAAGCTCTTTGTGCAACCATTTGTTGGGATTAATCGTTAACCCACCAATACGACAACGCCATGAATCTTGCGCTTGCAACGACTCTTTGAAGACACTGACTTGGATTTTTGGCAACCAAGAGGCTAACTGAACGTTATACTTGCCAGGCGCGCCCGGGAACGGACGACTTTCGAACTCTTCCTTCATACCACACTCCATTTTTCTCGCTTCCTTCACCATGCTCCATCACGCTTTTGCCCAAAAACTACTTAAAATTTGTTCACAAAACCGCTGAAGACTTACCCATTAGGATATACCAAATGATGAATCTTTTCACTCTTTCAATTCTAATACCGCAATAAGAGATTGCCAGTAAATATTACTCATTAAAAGCTCGTTTTTGAGATGGATATCTTATATTGAGTTTATTTCACCCAGATGACATCCTTTTAAAAATCTAAATTTGCTGCATCATACGCTCAAACTTTCGATAACTAATCGCTTCAGAAACGTGTTGTCGGTCAACCTGCTCACAGCCTTCTAAATCAGCAATGGTTCGAGAAACACGCAAAATACGGTGATAGGCTCGAGCAGACAGTCCCAGTTTTTCCATCACCTGCAATACAAATTCACGAGCTGCCGGCTCAATCGCAAGCTGTTGATCTAACTCCGATGCCTGCAAGTCGCCATTCAGCTTGTACTGCCTTTGGTATTGCACCGCATGCGCCTGTTCAACACGAGAGCGCACTTCAGCGGTTGATTCCGATGCGCTATCCACTGGCGCAGTAAACTCTTTGCGCGTCATTAAAGGCACGTCTATGTGCAAGTCAATGCGGTCGAGAAACGGACCGGACAACTTAAGCAAATAGCGTCGTATTTGATCCGGTGAACAGCGACATTGCCCACGAGCGTTTCCAAAATGCCCACAAGGGCATGGGTTCATCGCAGCGATTAACTGGAAGCGGGCTGGGTATTCGGCTTGGCGTGCCGCTCGAGAAATAGTGACGGAGCCTGATTCAAGCGGTTCTCTAAGGACCTCCAGCACTTTACGATCAAATTCGGGGAGCTCATCGAGGAACAAGACGCCATTGTGCGCCAATGACACTTCGCCTGGCCTTGGGTTACTACCACCACCAATCAAAGCAACGGCCGATGCCGTATGATGCGGTACTCGAAACGGCCGAACTTTCCATTGCTTAGTTAATCGTCGTCGCCCACTGACCGATGCTATCGCAGCACAGTCTACAGCCTCTTCATCAGACAATTCGGGCATCAATCCCGATAACCGACTTGCCAACATGGTTTTTCCAGTTCCAGGAGGGCCAATAAACAATAAGTTGTGCTTACCGGCGGCGGCAATTTCTAAAGCTCGCTTCGCTGCATATTGTCCTTTGACATCAATAAGGTCAGGCGTCTTCTCAGTACTTTGTTCCGATTGAATCGGGTGATTTAAATCTAATCGCTTTTGTCCCACTAAGTGGGCAACAACATCGAGCAGTTGCTGAGCAATGAGTTGCTCAGCATCAACTAACGATGCCTCCGGCGCATTTTGCTCTGGCAACACTAAAATTCTTTGCGATCGCTTTGCTGCAAGCGCTGCTGGTAATATGCCGTGAATAGGCCGTAGCTCTCCAGATAACGCTAACTCACCAATAAACTCATAGTTGGCCAAGTGCTGCACGGGAAGCTGGCCACTCGCCGCTAAAATACCCAACGCAATCGGTAAGTCAAAACGGCAGCCATCTTTGGGTAAGTCCGCTGGTGCTAGATTGATCGTGATGCGCCGCGTAGGAAATTCAAAGTTTGAGTTAATCAGTGCACTGCGCACACGATCTTTACTCTCACGCACAGCCGCTTCTGGTAAGCCAACGATGCTGAGTGCTGGCAAACCATTTGAGATATGGGTTTCAATGGTCACTTGCGGCGCTTCAATGCCGACACCGGCGCGCGAAAATATATGAGAGAGGTTCATTGAGAGAGATTCATTCGTCCTTGAATGGTGTCTATTCCGTTGGATCCCAAGATATCATCTCGTGCTCTTGGGATCAGGCGCCATCGTCCCACTCCGCTGTAG from Pleionea litopenaei includes:
- a CDS encoding methyl-accepting chemotaxis protein — its product is MNRLKYSGKFILVSAIFLVPLIVLGYGYLSQVLNSIERTERESLALQLFPKIHQVYRSTHQFTLETMMAQRDLSEQQLNKRNQIAEDIDKQLASLESSDNAFVKNPKFIEQVGLIKNAIEDAKNLTMDPRSPATQWYLALSKPQAEVLQLYQILSNESGITNDPELATFYLGQWLSKDIYTYQEPLLRAQTVGYFGLTSVPFEQSLYDDMSASLDRFINNAEQLQKYNNNQSNISDKLSSLSQAQQQLKNSYDDSITFLDENFFIAVDITITANDYLTFFEQQAKPFDLAIEQGHSLLQNLLNERVAHENQALITLLVIVAISVVFTAYLFIGMSFSIGMSIGTLIKTAERFATGDLNARANFETNDEMNSLKKSFNWMIKKVGNLLITLESASDEVSKQAQKVEDIAQQTGSVISEQQSTTKEIVSATNQLITFVNEISENTQGVQTAVDNSNQQTSTSVDIMHRAKQSSDALSAEINSSVQVIDRLAKQSDNIAQVLDVIKNIAEQTNLLALNAAIEAARAGEQGRGFAVVADEVRTLASRTQTSTQEIEQTVESLHKGVGEAVNSMTSSREKTLASAQEAEQLQQAITQIQEAVDQISRRNQATRNTSEQQQHLANQIDQLLQSIQKISESTAHYSKQTISAGEEMTSLAAKMRSMVDEFHRN
- a CDS encoding retroviral-like aspartic protease family protein translates to MLRAARYIIIGLLFTFAKISYSDEKAMVSQWVPFELKGNHIYIQVEINGVMTEAILDTGANRSVLSGKIAEELSVKRSRQSIKVHGVTGSKKRFLSKETSVALPNVFKSDVKFVLMPDDSTYPPILGMDFLGAPVIQIDYPNLQLRIASSNAFRYPEKLAIPLQVSGSSIFFKSSIDGFELKTLLDTGNASRTFLTHNLIKDASWYSKVKEWPSQSTNNSGLHEEHLTYQHGKTNNFQIGPYSLENVELHLVSDNDVNTKDYLVVGYDVLKHFTITIDRDNKNLYLTLPE
- the rep gene encoding DNA helicase Rep, with protein sequence MAHQLNDRQQQAVNTIESPLLVLAGAGSGKTSVITTKIAHLIRNAGYKPSQIAAVTFTNKAAREMKERVSQLLGKGNTRGLTVSTFHNLGLNIIRKEHRALGYKANFTIFDDQDTLGLIRDLCGRNADADKTELMAFQNKISQWKNELKSPQDIVNQVTNQDDLAAAKLYELYDRSMRAYNAVDFDDLIRYPVVLFQDNPDILQKWQHKIRYLLVDEYQDTNTCQYELVKLLCGRFGLFTVVGDDDQSIYSWRGAQPENLALLQQDYPNLKVVKLEQNYRSYGRILKAANQVIANNPHVFEKSIWSDKQYGDPIRVVVADNENHEAERVANEILAHKLRHGTDYSDYAILYRGNHQARFMERALVTKQIPYTVSGSTSFFSRTEIKDILAYLRLIVNQDDDNAFLRVVNTPRREIGPTTLEKLGLYAQQRHISMYEACFEEGIKEELHTKGYAAITRFVELIARTEDSVKRGDVMAVLHELIAYIGYHGYLYDQSSSTKAAEFRWSNVQQLLEWVDREIQNLEEDDDNPLARALNKLLLREMLDRNEEDEEQNEVQLMTLHASKGLEFNHVYLIGMEEELLPHRSSIEEDNIEEERRLAYVGITRAQKTLTMTYARQRKQYGELVDSEPSRFLFEMPQDDMIWEEQQLPQSEEERQQKGRRNMDALRAMLTDD
- a CDS encoding YifB family Mg chelatase-like AAA ATPase, which translates into the protein MNLSHIFSRAGVGIEAPQVTIETHISNGLPALSIVGLPEAAVRESKDRVRSALINSNFEFPTRRITINLAPADLPKDGCRFDLPIALGILAASGQLPVQHLANYEFIGELALSGELRPIHGILPAALAAKRSQRILVLPEQNAPEASLVDAEQLIAQQLLDVVAHLVGQKRLDLNHPIQSEQSTEKTPDLIDVKGQYAAKRALEIAAAGKHNLLFIGPPGTGKTMLASRLSGLMPELSDEEAVDCAAIASVSGRRRLTKQWKVRPFRVPHHTASAVALIGGGSNPRPGEVSLAHNGVLFLDELPEFDRKVLEVLREPLESGSVTISRAARQAEYPARFQLIAAMNPCPCGHFGNARGQCRCSPDQIRRYLLKLSGPFLDRIDLHIDVPLMTRKEFTAPVDSASESTAEVRSRVEQAHAVQYQRQYKLNGDLQASELDQQLAIEPAAREFVLQVMEKLGLSARAYHRILRVSRTIADLEGCEQVDRQHVSEAISYRKFERMMQQI